In Nitrospirota bacterium, one DNA window encodes the following:
- a CDS encoding glycosyltransferase: protein MNTKTGDYYRQERREVEALIPQDTMRVLDVGCGEGNFGKRLLERGVREVVGIEVNPDAGINARKNLSSLISGNIEDMELDFDEGYFDCIVLADILEHLKDPLLTLKKLKKYVSASGVIVASIPNIRYWGIVNMLIEGHWKYGEYGILDKTHLRFFTKKEMEKLFADAGFQVTDINANIDPRYYKLNNTSSGEIAFGKVLLKDLAEDDIKDLFVVQYLIKAMQGRPTTSGNTSQQPDQIDTGKKGLKKIAIVRGANLNKWEMQNYEPLSDRYNLTAYTTIQTCFDTTQIRIPVIKLPFQSQGLLLNMLGLEDQLAGTDLVFSADITYQFSAQAVQAKKLYGCKVVCLEWENIPFNYEEYEAVRNIKETVRKHADHYIAVTERAMEALMIEGIPSEMIDVVPMGIDLKRFRPREEDVLRDRECIGIKKDEIVVLFIGRMVWEKGVYDFVHAAARILRDRSLNRLPVRFLMVGKGSEFYGVQERAAALGISGRFTFIEEYPYHEMHKLHNLADIFVLPSISIRTWQEQFGMVLIESMACGKPVVSTYSGSIPEVVREAGILVQSNDHISLYNAIGKLISDKELRESIGKKALARAETEFDSEKIAEKVREIFEKVLNKQAPEDRIRTIYAEGLQCWKDGNKEDGFQLVCKGFYEDPDNKTVLDSLVRMGTEAGKLNAVENALKEYLNYHPADLDALTVLAEILLRLGSPDQADAELKKVFLFDPGNQKAAALMDKIRA from the coding sequence ATGAATACTAAGACAGGCGACTATTACAGGCAGGAAAGAAGAGAAGTTGAAGCGCTTATCCCTCAAGATACCATGAGGGTTTTAGATGTAGGTTGTGGAGAAGGTAACTTTGGCAAAAGACTTCTTGAGAGAGGGGTCAGAGAAGTTGTAGGCATAGAGGTTAATCCGGATGCAGGCATTAATGCCAGAAAGAATCTGTCAAGCCTGATAAGCGGCAATATAGAAGATATGGAGCTTGATTTTGACGAGGGATATTTTGATTGCATAGTGCTTGCTGACATTTTGGAACACCTGAAGGACCCTTTGCTAACACTAAAAAAACTCAAGAAATATGTTTCTGCTTCAGGCGTTATTGTGGCAAGTATACCTAATATCAGATATTGGGGAATCGTCAACATGCTGATAGAAGGGCATTGGAAGTATGGAGAATACGGCATCCTTGACAAAACGCATTTAAGATTTTTCACTAAAAAAGAGATGGAGAAACTTTTTGCAGACGCAGGATTTCAGGTAACAGATATTAATGCAAATATTGACCCCAGGTATTATAAGCTTAATAATACTTCTTCGGGAGAGATAGCATTTGGAAAGGTATTACTGAAGGACCTCGCAGAGGATGATATAAAAGACCTCTTTGTAGTCCAGTATCTTATAAAAGCTATGCAGGGCAGACCGACGACTTCAGGAAATACATCTCAACAGCCAGATCAGATTGATACGGGCAAAAAAGGATTAAAAAAAATCGCGATTGTCAGGGGGGCCAATCTGAATAAATGGGAGATGCAGAATTATGAGCCGCTGTCAGACAGATATAACCTTACCGCTTATACTACAATACAGACATGTTTTGACACGACCCAGATCAGGATACCTGTTATAAAGCTTCCATTCCAATCACAGGGACTCTTGCTGAATATGCTGGGACTTGAAGATCAGCTTGCAGGAACAGACCTGGTTTTCTCAGCGGACATAACATATCAATTTTCAGCCCAGGCCGTGCAGGCCAAGAAATTGTATGGATGTAAAGTTGTATGTCTGGAGTGGGAAAATATACCCTTCAATTATGAGGAATATGAAGCTGTTCGCAATATTAAAGAAACGGTAAGAAAACATGCCGATCATTATATTGCAGTTACAGAGCGCGCCATGGAGGCGCTCATGATTGAAGGCATTCCTTCTGAAATGATAGATGTAGTTCCCATGGGGATTGACCTGAAAAGATTCAGGCCTCGAGAGGAAGATGTATTAAGGGACAGGGAATGCATCGGAATAAAGAAAGATGAAATAGTGGTCCTTTTTATCGGAAGGATGGTATGGGAAAAAGGCGTATATGATTTTGTTCATGCCGCAGCGAGAATTCTACGCGACAGATCGTTGAACAGGCTTCCAGTCAGATTTCTTATGGTGGGGAAGGGATCCGAATTCTACGGTGTGCAGGAGCGTGCAGCGGCATTAGGTATCTCCGGCAGGTTCACGTTCATAGAGGAGTATCCATATCATGAAATGCACAAGCTGCATAATCTCGCTGATATATTTGTCCTGCCGAGCATATCCATAAGAACATGGCAGGAACAGTTCGGCATGGTGCTGATAGAGAGCATGGCATGTGGAAAACCAGTGGTCTCCACATATTCCGGCTCAATACCTGAAGTTGTCAGGGAAGCGGGTATTCTTGTTCAATCAAATGATCATATCTCACTTTATAATGCGATAGGAAAATTGATAAGCGACAAAGAGCTCAGAGAGAGTATCGGTAAAAAGGCATTGGCGAGGGCGGAAACTGAATTTGATTCTGAAAAAATTGCTGAAAAGGTCAGGGAGATTTTTGAAAAAGTTTTAAACAAGCAGGCGCCGGAGGACCGTATCAGGACAATTTATGCAGAAGGACTGCAATGCTGGAAGGATGGAAATAAGGAGGATGGATTTCAACTGGTCTGTAAGGGCTTCTATGAGGACCCTGACAACAAGACTGTTCTGGATTCACTCGTAAGGATGGGAACGGAAGCCGGGAAATTGAATGCTGTTGAAAACGCCTTAAAAGAATACCTCAACTATCATCCGGCTGATCTGGATGCCCTTACGGTATTAGCAGAAATTTTATTGCGGTTGGGAAGCCCCGACCAGGCAGACGCAGAATTGAAAAAAGTATTTCTGTTCGATCCGGGAAATCAAAAGGCTGCCGCATTGATGGATAAAATAAGAGCATAG
- the fliS gene encoding flagellar export chaperone FliS — protein MEKTVIEKETEAGISGRIKTISLLYDGALNFLKIAKKKMEQGDSYGAEQYIKKTSAIIRELAGSLNMEGGEIALNLKRLYDFVLNSLLLAEQQKDIVAIEGAERVIMILRDAWKEIDKGNV, from the coding sequence ATGGAAAAAACAGTTATCGAAAAAGAGACAGAAGCAGGTATTTCAGGCAGGATAAAAACCATATCGCTGCTTTATGACGGTGCGCTAAATTTTCTGAAGATCGCAAAGAAAAAAATGGAACAGGGCGATTCATACGGAGCTGAACAGTATATCAAAAAAACCTCGGCGATCATAAGGGAGCTTGCGGGTTCATTAAACATGGAAGGCGGCGAGATAGCGCTGAATTTAAAAAGACTCTATGATTTTGTGCTCAATAGCCTTCTCCTGGCCGAACAGCAGAAAGATATCGTTGCAATTGAAGGCGCGGAGAGGGTGATCATGATATTGAGAGACGCCTGGAAGGAAATAGATAAAGGTAATGTCTAA
- a CDS encoding class I SAM-dependent methyltransferase, which yields MSIIYESVKKFYEEIPFNYEESASEQAETIRRVNQIEAYLPLARRLSENPGAQILEIGCGTGWFSNSAAYWYGVNVLGVDCCLKAVEQARATSEELNVADKVQIICHDLFELPKIVQTEFDVVNSLGVLHHTKDCFEGLKIAASMLKSGGYLNIGLYHRFGRHALLEMFRPIRERLLHADTPSQREEIEREGFELWKNLHNKPFSDVFLKSWYRDQCLHPHETQWTLKDVLEWFGECGIQPINTSLDHFSEDPCWDRLVETEHEQYELGRRRLLFEKKFFPGFFVVGGIKTRDLRSCRHSINRDDTQNKVEPNNKEESDAVSGHHAVFSLFKCSGDKPGNGWLHDFLGVRTRETFFNNMENYDPSSYPDYDEQYFEWTDVLEAACSSSGRFVMIELGAGWGRWLIRAATALRKINHIPSLLIGVEAEPDHYRWMVQHFLDNGIDPDSHQLIEAAVSDRDGNVMFYTGRADEWYGQAIAGKITASSSAKDIRSVSLNTLLAPLDSVDLIDLDVQGEELSVLSAASAELDRKVKKVHIGTHSLQVEKGLRAMFGKMGWISVYDFPCGGTSTTQYGDIIFLDGVQTWINPKLLKHSQLPDTVIKIMGVSFLEETESKPELLRVIPRINKYIGMGKTGFASRIIKAELGCFDKALPILLKLDMK from the coding sequence ATGTCAATAATCTATGAATCTGTAAAAAAATTCTATGAAGAAATACCGTTCAATTATGAGGAAAGCGCTTCAGAACAGGCTGAGACAATTCGCAGAGTGAATCAGATTGAAGCTTATCTGCCGCTTGCCCGCCGTCTTTCTGAAAACCCTGGCGCCCAAATATTGGAAATCGGCTGCGGCACAGGATGGTTCAGCAATTCAGCAGCTTACTGGTACGGCGTTAATGTGCTGGGAGTTGATTGCTGTTTAAAGGCTGTCGAACAGGCGCGGGCCACATCTGAGGAACTGAACGTAGCTGACAAGGTCCAAATTATCTGCCATGACCTCTTTGAACTTCCAAAGATTGTTCAAACAGAGTTTGATGTTGTTAATTCACTCGGCGTCCTGCATCACACAAAGGACTGTTTTGAGGGACTTAAAATTGCTGCTTCCATGTTAAAGAGCGGGGGGTATTTGAATATAGGTCTGTATCACAGATTCGGAAGACATGCTTTGCTCGAAATGTTTCGTCCGATAAGAGAACGCCTGCTGCATGCTGATACCCCGTCACAAAGAGAGGAGATCGAGCGCGAGGGGTTTGAACTATGGAAGAATCTGCACAATAAGCCGTTCAGCGACGTATTTCTCAAATCGTGGTACAGGGACCAGTGCCTCCATCCACACGAGACGCAATGGACATTGAAGGACGTTCTGGAATGGTTCGGCGAATGCGGCATTCAGCCGATAAATACGAGCCTGGATCATTTCAGTGAGGACCCATGTTGGGACAGGCTTGTTGAGACGGAGCATGAACAGTATGAACTTGGGCGCAGAAGGCTTCTCTTTGAGAAAAAGTTTTTCCCGGGGTTTTTTGTAGTAGGCGGCATAAAGACCAGGGACTTAAGATCCTGCAGACATAGTATCAATCGGGATGATACACAGAACAAGGTCGAACCGAACAACAAAGAAGAATCTGATGCCGTCTCGGGCCATCATGCGGTTTTCAGTCTTTTTAAATGCTCGGGTGACAAGCCGGGCAATGGCTGGCTGCATGATTTCCTTGGTGTCCGGACAAGAGAAACCTTTTTTAATAATATGGAGAATTACGACCCTTCCTCTTATCCTGATTATGACGAGCAGTACTTCGAATGGACAGATGTGCTTGAGGCTGCCTGCTCATCAAGTGGAAGGTTTGTCATGATCGAGTTGGGGGCCGGGTGGGGCAGGTGGCTGATCAGGGCGGCAACCGCCCTTAGAAAAATAAATCATATCCCCAGTCTGCTTATCGGTGTTGAGGCAGAACCTGATCATTACAGGTGGATGGTACAGCACTTTTTGGACAACGGCATTGACCCTGACAGTCATCAGCTTATTGAAGCTGCCGTCTCAGACAGAGACGGGAACGTGATGTTTTATACAGGCAGGGCGGACGAATGGTATGGTCAGGCAATAGCGGGGAAAATTACGGCATCATCTTCAGCAAAAGATATCAGGTCTGTCAGTCTTAACACTTTACTGGCTCCGCTGGACTCAGTGGACCTGATCGATCTCGATGTACAGGGGGAGGAACTGTCGGTACTTTCAGCCGCTTCAGCGGAGCTGGACAGGAAAGTGAAAAAAGTCCACATCGGAACACATAGCCTCCAGGTGGAAAAGGGGCTTCGCGCCATGTTTGGCAAGATGGGCTGGATTTCGGTATACGACTTCCCATGCGGCGGCACAAGTACAACGCAATACGGGGACATAATTTTTCTGGACGGCGTTCAGACATGGATTAATCCTAAGTTGTTAAAGCACAGCCAGCTACCGGACACGGTCATTAAAATAATGGGGGTATCATTTCTGGAGGAGACGGAGTCTAAACCTGAACTGCTACGTGTGATACCGAGGATCAACAAATACATAGGGATGGGGAAGACAGGGTTTGCTTCAAGGATTATAAAAGCGGAGCTTGGCTGCTTTGACAAGGCGTTGCCTATATTATTAAAACTGGATATGAAATAA
- a CDS encoding glycosyltransferase family 2 protein: MINGSRDIKMSIVVTARNDNHGGGFIHRMQIFVNGLLAQCERHKLMAELIIVEWNPPVEKPRLSQALIWPDNSGFCTVRIIEVPPAIHNQYKYAHKLPLYQMIAKNVGMRRARGRFILATNIDVLFSDELMHFLAKAELREGVLYRIDRTDVPEDVPLQATIDEQLNYCLENIIRINCREGTLQKLTGRYYPSYGQIDVVLTNLHFNACGDFTLMSTADWHRLNGYPEFDMYSPHLDSLMLIISYYAGIRQEILREPMRLYHLEHGGAWIAENASKLEQEKKTEKIPVLKLSQFEGWTSDMNAKGKPIIFNDSKWGFAFEDLKDTVVIAADWETAEEAGNLNILSQGDSDKREKDNTEKSILIIAENIPEFDSDPHDRLYLMIKALAETHKVTFVARRGAEKGKYVEHLRRLGVIVFYDVDGLMEHASSGVSVNSQYASTVSVKTLLDHQAFNVILLGSTEISSFYLSVIRESSPRSILIINAAGSNLTGGHDPDKSYLYDEADMVFASPDSAEDFQKEFPELNIRILPETTNLTKFEEELRLIIDKLPQPANRNVERFRLFPDSLPDAMLSMKKTEVTEIFILNNNSDTSMLSLDTLLKYSDPEFSNVIVALNNKQCGGVDRKLGREARHYFKHDSEYERDKFIAGIIGNCQSKYIAVVEDRVIVTPQWDRRLAAHLNKFPDISIITARRSDFLYESIYELENDAFELYEQYAGNNIPSGKIDVPCLIFRPSLLNKNGCPGPKGILKNLTAGHKTAVALDTLAFHLQKGLKEKAPVVFKRTPDKKISAIVTASDSGEGLLACLNSLFMQKDIDYSDVEIVVVYTGSDKGAIDILSGLKAPCDFKYFIHEGGHSSALNQGIREASGEYILLVSHETVAHEDLISEHLKTHLKYAGKDVAVLGNIVSNSVDDPSPFTKFMSKNPKLPFVSQLVYNYGGIGDPENAGLFYLTNISVKRRVFQKVGMFDGGSQDGWESIEFASRFALNGHRVVYSRKPVVFCSAQINAKTFIDRRISVGRQYAIMTYRHPNIWRLDTAKKECLRHFIGKEKIFERAVEVTRALEDMPEDILNNYRFAGMSLLDKCYCIILNYYFALGINDVIRRIEGEGWLNRYAARNSIDLDDIMNKNLAYELLFESYWHSGRGDHALFSKCIEQSSGLLDAHPSPYYAVGNFYFNQDEYGLAEATFEKGIEKRKRYVDDYIFPAEDESLYIMWLAMACIPLGKYEKAAQALEQLIAERVTLSAEQEAVLYKCLSLSYKALGENRKELACRQESLRIDEAIKARGEVSNMVHAN; this comes from the coding sequence ATGATTAACGGCAGCAGGGACATAAAAATGAGCATCGTGGTTACAGCGCGTAACGACAACCACGGCGGCGGCTTCATCCACAGGATGCAGATATTCGTCAATGGATTGCTGGCCCAATGCGAGAGGCATAAACTCATGGCGGAATTGATTATCGTTGAGTGGAACCCGCCAGTGGAAAAACCCCGGTTGTCTCAAGCGCTGATATGGCCTGATAACAGTGGCTTCTGCACTGTCAGGATCATTGAAGTGCCCCCGGCAATACATAATCAATATAAGTATGCCCATAAGCTGCCGCTGTACCAGATGATCGCCAAGAACGTCGGGATGAGGAGGGCACGAGGCAGGTTTATTCTTGCAACAAATATTGATGTCCTGTTCAGCGATGAGCTTATGCACTTTTTGGCAAAGGCTGAATTGAGGGAAGGCGTCTTATACAGGATTGACAGGACGGATGTGCCGGAAGACGTGCCCTTGCAAGCGACAATCGACGAACAGCTTAATTATTGCCTGGAAAATATAATCAGGATTAATTGCAGGGAAGGCACGCTCCAGAAGTTGACGGGACGATATTATCCAAGCTACGGCCAGATAGACGTTGTGCTGACCAACCTGCATTTTAACGCCTGCGGGGACTTTACACTGATGTCCACTGCGGACTGGCACAGATTAAACGGCTATCCGGAGTTTGACATGTACTCGCCCCATCTGGACTCTCTTATGCTCATCATTTCTTATTACGCGGGGATACGGCAGGAAATACTCAGGGAGCCTATGCGGCTTTATCATTTGGAGCACGGCGGCGCGTGGATAGCTGAAAACGCAAGCAAACTGGAACAGGAAAAAAAGACGGAAAAAATTCCCGTATTAAAGCTTTCGCAGTTTGAGGGATGGACGTCTGATATGAATGCGAAAGGGAAGCCCATTATCTTTAATGACAGCAAATGGGGATTTGCCTTCGAAGACTTAAAGGACACCGTGGTCATTGCTGCAGATTGGGAGACTGCCGAGGAGGCGGGAAATTTAAACATCTTATCACAGGGTGACAGCGACAAAAGGGAAAAAGATAATACAGAGAAGTCCATTTTAATAATCGCTGAAAATATCCCGGAGTTTGATTCCGACCCTCATGACCGGCTGTACCTGATGATAAAGGCTTTGGCTGAAACCCACAAGGTCACCTTTGTCGCAAGGAGGGGGGCTGAAAAGGGGAAATATGTTGAGCATCTGAGGAGGCTGGGCGTAATTGTTTTCTACGACGTGGACGGTTTAATGGAACACGCTTCATCAGGAGTTTCGGTTAATAGTCAATACGCCTCTACAGTGTCTGTTAAGACCCTACTGGACCATCAAGCCTTTAATGTCATTCTGCTTGGATCGACTGAGATTTCATCTTTCTATCTGTCTGTAATCCGGGAATCATCTCCCCGGAGCATTTTAATTATTAACGCTGCCGGGTCAAATCTTACGGGTGGGCATGATCCCGATAAATCGTATTTATATGATGAAGCCGATATGGTTTTTGCTTCCCCGGATTCAGCGGAAGATTTTCAAAAAGAATTCCCTGAACTGAACATAAGGATATTGCCTGAGACAACAAATTTGACCAAGTTTGAAGAAGAGCTTCGCCTGATTATAGATAAACTGCCGCAACCGGCAAACAGGAATGTTGAGAGGTTCAGGCTATTCCCGGACTCACTGCCTGATGCAATGCTTAGTATGAAGAAAACCGAGGTGACGGAGATTTTTATCCTAAACAACAATAGTGATACATCAATGTTGTCACTTGATACGCTGTTGAAATATTCCGACCCTGAATTTTCAAATGTTATTGTCGCCCTGAACAATAAACAATGCGGCGGAGTTGACAGGAAACTTGGGAGAGAAGCGAGGCACTATTTTAAGCATGATAGCGAGTACGAGAGGGACAAATTTATTGCCGGGATTATCGGGAATTGTCAAAGCAAATATATTGCCGTTGTCGAAGACAGGGTGATAGTCACTCCACAATGGGACAGGAGATTGGCGGCACATCTTAATAAATTCCCGGATATAAGTATAATCACTGCGAGACGCTCAGATTTTCTCTACGAATCCATTTATGAGCTTGAGAATGATGCGTTTGAGCTATATGAACAATACGCGGGGAACAACATCCCATCCGGCAAAATAGATGTCCCCTGCTTGATTTTCAGACCTTCCTTATTAAATAAAAATGGCTGTCCAGGTCCGAAGGGCATTTTGAAGAATTTGACGGCAGGTCATAAAACCGCCGTGGCCCTGGATACACTTGCCTTCCATCTGCAGAAAGGGTTGAAGGAGAAGGCCCCCGTGGTTTTTAAAAGGACCCCGGATAAGAAAATTAGCGCAATTGTTACTGCAAGCGACAGCGGTGAAGGACTGCTTGCATGCCTGAATTCCTTATTCATGCAAAAAGATATTGATTATAGCGACGTCGAGATAGTGGTCGTATATACCGGGTCCGACAAAGGGGCAATAGATATATTGAGCGGCTTAAAAGCTCCATGCGATTTTAAATATTTTATACATGAAGGAGGCCATTCATCTGCATTAAATCAAGGTATAAGAGAGGCTTCCGGTGAATACATTCTGCTTGTTTCACACGAAACAGTTGCCCATGAGGACCTGATAAGCGAACATTTAAAGACACATTTGAAATATGCGGGAAAAGATGTTGCAGTGTTGGGAAACATTGTTTCCAACAGTGTGGATGATCCTTCTCCTTTTACAAAATTTATGTCAAAGAACCCCAAACTGCCGTTTGTTTCCCAGCTTGTTTACAATTACGGTGGTATTGGCGATCCGGAAAACGCGGGACTCTTTTATTTGACGAATATCTCAGTAAAGAGGCGGGTATTTCAGAAAGTCGGAATGTTTGATGGGGGGTCGCAGGATGGATGGGAGAGCATAGAATTCGCCTCAAGGTTCGCATTAAACGGACACAGGGTAGTGTATAGCCGGAAACCGGTTGTGTTTTGCAGCGCCCAAATAAATGCTAAGACTTTTATCGACCGTCGGATTTCAGTCGGCAGGCAATACGCAATTATGACATACAGGCACCCGAATATATGGCGCTTGGACACTGCAAAAAAAGAGTGCCTGCGTCATTTCATAGGCAAGGAAAAAATATTTGAACGCGCAGTAGAGGTGACCCGAGCGCTTGAGGATATGCCGGAAGACATTCTCAATAATTACAGATTTGCCGGAATGTCCCTTTTGGATAAGTGCTACTGTATCATCCTGAATTATTATTTTGCCCTCGGCATCAACGATGTGATACGCAGGATTGAGGGGGAAGGCTGGCTGAACAGATATGCAGCAAGAAACAGCATCGACCTTGACGATATAATGAATAAGAACCTGGCATATGAGCTGTTGTTTGAGAGTTATTGGCACAGCGGACGCGGCGACCACGCATTATTTTCAAAATGCATCGAGCAGTCATCAGGTCTTCTGGACGCCCATCCAAGTCCATATTACGCGGTTGGGAATTTCTACTTCAATCAAGATGAGTATGGACTGGCGGAAGCCACATTTGAAAAAGGGATTGAAAAGAGGAAACGTTATGTTGATG